Genomic window (Lampris incognitus isolate fLamInc1 chromosome 3, fLamInc1.hap2, whole genome shotgun sequence):
ATGAGAATATGCAGATAACCCTGGTATCGAGAGAAAAGAATGTCATGACTTGGACACTTAAGATTATGTAAGTTAAGACCTTAAGTCAACTGTTTCAACTTTTCTCTCCTTAAAACATAGTgtcggggtgtccaggtagcgtagcggtctattaagttgcctaccaacacggggatcacctgttcaaatccccgtgttacctccggcttggtcgggtgtccctacagacacaattggccgtgtctgcgggtgggaagccggatgtgggtatgtgtcctggtcgctgcactagcacctcctctggtcagtcagggtgcctgttcgtggagggagggagaactgtggggaatagcatgatcctcccacgcgctatgtccccctggcgaaactcttcactgtcaggtgaaaagaagcggctggcgactccacatgtatcggaggaggcatgtggtagtctgctgccctccccggatcggcagaggggtcggagcaatgaccgggacggctcagagagcagggtgattggccaggtacaattgggggagaaaaaaaagaaataatgtaGTGTCGAAATTTCTATGGGTCAACTGATAATGAAAACCGTTTTACTACTGCCAAGAGAACTAAAAAAAGTTTGGACACGAGAAAACCGACAGGGCTTATGAGCCTTGTCCTGTCACCACTGTTTGTGCTTATGTATTTAAATATGACCGCGTCTGTCATACACTCAAGGCACAGCAGTTGCACATCACCAGAACTGTGAATCTGTTATCAGTAAAAGGATTCTGTCACTCAATACGGACGGCTTTGCAAGTTTTTTAATGCTTAGGaagcaggggggggggtcaaacagaATGAGAAGATCTCTGCACAAATCCATTCTGTCAGCGTGCCCTTGCAATGACTTTGAAATTAAATGTTTGTCGTGCCGAAGCACCAATGCGCTTAGGTACCTCTGATGGCTCCAGCTTCCTTCTCCTCCATTTGCTGCAGCTGCTCCCATTGAACGCTAAATGAAGggaagatgggggtgggggtgacaaGACACACTGGGACGAGAAAGATTCACAGCCTGCCCCACAGCCAATAGCACTGAACTACTCACTGTCCTGCCTGCTGGCTAATCTCCCAAGGGCTTTGATCAAAACAGACAAATTACTCAGCCAAGTTGCTTCATCAAAACGGACAGGACTCCATTACTCCTGCCTGAATTCGATTCACATCAGACTCACAGACCTGGACACCTCTCGAAGGTACACTGTCTGCATGGCTTTTTTCAAATGGGGCTCGATGTTTCTCCACAGCTTGTGCACATCCTTCTCCTTCGctaaagagaagaaaaagaaaaagtaataatcCACATGGACAGTTTTTTACATACCTTTATTATCTTGCACTTAAACAGTAAGGGAAgttataaagaaagaaaaaaaagacatcaacCCTCCCATCAAAAAGAAGAAAGAGATCTCAAAATTAAAACTATGAAAAGCAAGGGAAATAAAACAGCACATTTGATGAAATGGATTTAGTAAACATCTTGAGaacggaattttttttttaccttttcctTCCTCCAAGGGCTCACAGAACTTTGAGAAGTTAAGGGCAGCCTatttgaagaagaaaaataacCCCAAAAAATCTGGTATCAGATATAAAGAAggtcaaaacaacaacacacaaaaaaaaaacaatatggaGAATAACCTCCACTTTAACTGATGGTGCTGGTGTCTGACCAGGTGGCGAAGCTCCCGGAGGTCTCGGCAGACAGAGTAGAAGACCCCCAGTAGGATGTTGATGTAGTCAGAGTAGAGATCTGCAGAGTACGATGGATGGCTATCCTCAGACAAGATCTGCTGCAACTCATCTGGATGGATGTGACACacagaacaaaataaaacaaaagcaaAGAAACAAAGTTGATCTGTGAAAGGCATGTATGTAAGAAACAGAACATACATCGAAGCAGCTCAGCAGTGACACACAACACAGAAAGAAACCATCTAAAAAAGGAAACCTCTTTAAAGTCAGTTTGGAAAACCGTTTGTTTTTCACATATCAAGCACACCGATTTAATCACTCACATTAGAGTGCTAAAATTTACACGATGCTGCTTTCGGAAAATGCGATAGGCCTCCTGTGTCACCACTTAAAGTGTCAGAGCAAAATCGCAGGTACAGATGCACCTCACACCCCATGCTTTACATCTGGCGATGCTGCGCAGTGGGAGATATTCATGAGACTCGCTGATGTGGTGTGCCTGTGAATAGTGGTACCTTTACTGTAGTCAGGGAAGTGGATCAGAAGGGGCTCAAAACAGCCAGTGTTGGGCCTGAACTTGTCCCAGACGATTTCACTCAGTAAGATCACCGACACATTGTCCTCAGCCTAAAAAACGGACGAAGTTTACACTGTCACAGCAATATCCAGACAGAACTCACATCAGTGGGAAATGATATATTCCTCCAGGTGGAGTCCATTTGTCATCTCAACAGAGAGCAAACACCAACCTGCTCACCACTTTTCCGGTTAGCCACGAGCATACATGTAAGTGACAGAACAATCTTTAATCATCTTATTGTGGATCTCAAACACAAGTGATTTCCATACCAATTATCACTTTGAAACCCTGCGTTGCAGCACTGAAGGTGTATAACATCCCAGTGACAAATCTCTCTGCATAAAATCTCGCAATCTTTCCCCAGCAAGATAGCAGCACATCGGGAAACAATTAACCATCACATGAGGGCAAATAAGTAAATATGTCCCAATGTCTTTGATTAAAATGTTGGGAGTGATTTATTATCCATCCTCAAAGGAGCCTTATCCTCCATGCGCCCATCTCAAGGTCATTTATCATGAAGGGAGCTCTTCAAGGCCTTCCTCCACCACCCAGTGTaaaaacaatggggggggggggcgttatgaAATAGGTGCAGCAAATTGCACATACTTACCAATTCCTGAAGACGCAGAAGGGCAGGGAGAAGGTTGGAATCCATTTCTCTCAGAAGCTCAGCCTTTTCAATTACCTGAAAAATAACAACTCAGCTGACCTCACGTTACTGCTCTGTAGTGCTACACATGAGCaaataggccagtgtttctcaatggGCATAGTAACACACAATAATGGTGTGCCTTGGCATGAGCTTTCTTTCAATTTGGCTCAATATCATTCGTATCCTTCCGGAGGGATTTATATGGGGCCATGCTTAATATCTATTTATATGCATTACCAGTGCCAATATGATCATACATGGCTTTAAGTGACATATCCAATTAATCAATAATTTTAAGTGCAAAAGGATTATTATGTTTGCATGATTTTTAAAGCACTGAAAACTACTGAGAAAAAATAAATCTCTTCTGCATTACTAGAATGCAGATACTGAGACACAAGTGAAAAGGGATGAAAATCTGGCTGAGTGCATGTGCGGGGCAGTGCACTCACAATGTATCGTGTCTGCTTGGCAGGGGACCGGGAACACAGTTGCCTGTAGATGCGTACAAAGTCAGACAGAGAGGGGCTGCGGGGAAGTAGGCCTGCAGCCTCAGTGCCAAAGAGGGAAAGCAGCACTTGCTCAAATAGCAGTGCCACCGAGATACATTCCACACAACTGATTATGGCATGCGGCAGCTAGAGACAGAGAAacaatgaggggggaaaaaaacagacaaaATAGATATTACTGTGGCACACGAATGCATCGACTTACACATTGTGTAAAGCGCAATGATTTTGATAAGCTCTCCTTAGCTTTTACATGATATTGGCAGCTACCCCCTTCTGGCTGCCATTTTGTGTCACTTCAAAGTATTATTATTAAGGATGCAAATGGTGCTTGTGAGCATAAACTATGAAAAATAAAGTAAAACACTGGTACACTTACATATACATTTACACTAATATTGAGCTGGCACAGGTATTAATGATGTCTCACAAAAAGTGATAAATGGATTTAATGACATGTATGTATGCTTTTGGATTTATGTttttgaagttgtttttttttaaagtacatATTGTGGCAATCGATGACTTTTATGCTACAACAGACTCTCTttaccactgacacagacactcAAGAACACTAAATATGAAATAAGATTGAAGATGCAAACAGTGTCTCTCACCTCCAATTCCTTTAACATGGTGTGTACCACATAGCTCTTCCCTGTGGCACGATGACCATAGATGAAAATAGAGGGATAGCAATTCTGATGGGGCTGTAGGGACAAAAATAGCAACCTGAAAAACTATTTTTCTGCCAAACTATATAAAATACAGCCATTGTCGTGTGATATACCCTAAATTTCCTCTTAACTTGAAAACTCTATTCAAACAAATCATCCCACTTCCTGTTGTGATGTTAAAACTACTGTGAACCAACCCAAACCATGCAGTTGAAATACTCGTGTGAAACTCCGATGCATTGCAGACAAAAACGAATCATGAACTGCTGGACAAACCTCTCCCATCAACGAGAGAAGCGTCCTGGCCTGGACTTCTCTACAGGGCAACTTCTCTGCCACACGGAGCAACTTCTCTTCATCGTAACCTGGATGCTGAAGAGGTGCCGTCATTCTGATATCTTCACTCCCGCCCCAAAAAAAGATGTTTTAGTCTTCCGAAGGAAATGTCGTGCGGGTAAAAAGGATCAAACCGGCGTCATCACAAAATGCATAGTGAGTAAGCAAGCACTGACCGACCGATCAACCGGTTAAACAACGAGGAAAAACTAGACATAGTAATACGATCGAGTGTATTAATGTGAATAAAATACGAAGGTTTCTATTAGACATAAATACCTGAGGAGTAAAATGTACAATAAAGTCGGGCCAGGCAATGAGAGGCGAGTTAAAAGTTAAATATAAGACAACACAAAGCTAAGGACAGAGAACACTGTCAAGAACTTCCCGCGTCGTGAGATTACGTCACAAACTGTCATTGGTTACTAGCCAATCACCGCCATGTTAAGGAGTATGGGTAATGTAGTTTTAAGATACGGAATGGCCCCGTTCATTTTAAGCATGAAATAAAATCCACCGTGATTGAAGGTGAGCTTGTATTTTGATACACGGGCTGCGACAACAAATTCCACATTTGCGGCCCCTGCCAAATCTCAGTGGGAGCATGAAAAGCCTACAGACCCAAagcaaaccacataaaacacacaaGACATATTCATAGAATCTAGGTAGGCCTCCCTACTTCACAGTCGACACGACTaacaatcagaatcatgtttattggccgtgtacGTTTgcgctacatggaatttgactccggtttcgtggctgtctcggtgtacttaacatagaataacaacacgacaacacaacaatcttcagatatatacacaaggattgacttacacgGGCGATATAAGAGGTgacaaagtgcagtggtgcagagactatatcagagatgctgaaacacatGTTAGCGggttagcaaacaaacaaacaagaaaataaatAGCCAAAAAAATGAAATCCTAAAATGCCTAAATTGAAACCCAGTCTAAATACCATTCCTATTTTTACACATTTTCTTGTTGAACACTTTTTAAATATACATTTTATCTACTTTTTATGCAATTATACAGTACAAGATGGGGGACACAATCACATTCCTGGCATAAAGCACAGAATTAACTTAAACGAAGAGAACAAGGAAaaaatgtcaccacaacacacggaGAACATGTTttaatttttataaatttatttttcGATCTCTTCAAGTTACAGTCTGACGATATCATTTAGGCAGGTGAAGGAGGGCTCCATGCCCTTCTGTTTGCAAATGTGAAGATGACAAGTGGGTTAACTAAATTTGAAATAGGACGCTACTTTGCAGACCGTCCATATAAATGCTGGTGTgccggattttttttcttcttttattaaGGCAGTAGGCGTTCAGGGCACAACCTCT
Coding sequences:
- the orc5 gene encoding origin recognition complex subunit 5 — its product is MTAPLQHPGYDEEKLLRVAEKLPCREVQARTLLSLMGEPHQNCYPSIFIYGHRATGKSYVVHTMLKELELPHAIISCVECISVALLFEQVLLSLFGTEAAGLLPRSPSLSDFVRIYRQLCSRSPAKQTRYIVIEKAELLREMDSNLLPALLRLQELAEDNVSVILLSEIVWDKFRPNTGCFEPLLIHFPDYSKDELQQILSEDSHPSYSADLYSDYINILLGVFYSVCRDLRELRHLAALNFSKFCEPLEEGKAKEKDVHKLWRNIEPHLKKAMQTVYLREVSSVQWEQLQQMEEKEAGAIRGLSAYSHVELPYYSKFLLIASYLASYNPARTDRRFFLKHHGKIKKTSFLKKHEKTSNHLLGPKPFPLDRLLAIFYCVVDSRVAPTASIFSQISSLVTLQFLTRVGHDDQLDSPKYKCTVTLDFIQAISRTVKFDVVKYLYDFL